From Saccharothrix espanaensis DSM 44229, the proteins below share one genomic window:
- a CDS encoding SDR family oxidoreductase produces MTDRPVALITGASRGIGLAVARGLAATHDLLLGGRKVETDLPNARPWAVDLTDAEALAEATADLTRLDVLVHSAGVAEVGPLAEATAGTWHRTFELNLFAVAELTRLTLPLLRAAKGHVVLINSGAGKRADANWGVYAASKFALRAYADVLRAEETDLRVTSVHPGRVDTDMQREVRAQESGDYEPGKYLTADSVARAVLTAVHAGEDAQFPEIVVRPRAR; encoded by the coding sequence ATGACCGATCGTCCCGTCGCCCTGATCACCGGTGCGTCCCGCGGTATCGGGCTCGCCGTCGCGCGTGGCCTCGCCGCCACCCACGACCTGCTGCTCGGTGGGCGCAAGGTGGAGACCGACCTGCCGAACGCCCGTCCGTGGGCCGTCGACCTGACCGACGCCGAGGCGCTCGCCGAGGCCACCGCGGACCTCACCCGGCTCGACGTCCTGGTGCACAGCGCGGGCGTCGCCGAGGTGGGCCCGCTCGCCGAGGCGACCGCCGGCACGTGGCACCGGACCTTCGAGCTGAACCTGTTCGCGGTGGCCGAGCTGACCCGGCTGACGCTCCCGCTGCTCCGCGCCGCCAAGGGGCACGTGGTGCTGATCAACTCCGGCGCGGGCAAGCGCGCGGACGCCAACTGGGGCGTCTACGCCGCCAGCAAGTTCGCCCTGCGCGCCTACGCCGACGTGCTGCGCGCCGAGGAGACCGACCTCCGGGTCACCTCGGTGCACCCCGGCCGGGTCGACACGGACATGCAGCGCGAGGTCCGCGCGCAGGAGTCCGGCGACTACGAGCCCGGCAAGTACCTCACGGCCGACTCGGTCGCGCGGGCCGTCCTCACCGCCGTCCACGCCGGCGAGGACGCGCAGTTCCCCGAGATCGTCGTCCGCCCGCGCGCCCGCTAG
- a CDS encoding PhoX family protein has product MSSSTTDRGRNLLPLLPNHPLGRSAITCKYRCGDACAHEAPNTSDNSYFGDVVGEVVRRRGLLKAGAVLAVAGAGVGLVGAGTAAAAPEVEAEADRDLGGGRRRDGLNFKPVAPNTEDRIVTPEGYESAVVIRWGDPVLPGAPKFDFDRQTPAAQAKQFGYNNDFCGLVPLNHWNRWLMVSNHEYTTEEFLFKNWDAANPTREQTEIAWAAHGLSVVLVERDHRSGKLVPKVDRTYNRRITVTSEFKVTGPAAGSQFLKTSADPTGTKVFGTLNNCAGGVTPWGTILSGEENFNQYFANAGAVTDPKVKERLTRYGLAGAATTRKWERFDKRFDVAQEPNEVNRFGWVVEIDPLDPNSTPVKHTALGRFKHEGANVIIARDGRVVAYMGDDERFDYMYKFVSDERYKPGNSRYAREHNKKLLDKGTLYVAKFTGDSPAEEFDGSGKLPSDGEFDGSGKWIPLAAGNKSFVEGFTAEEVYVFTRLAADKAGATKMDRPEDVEPNPRNRRIYAALTNNTDRGKAGKEGATEINPRVNNKHGHVLEVEERRGDNTALTFSWKLLLVCGDPTSADTYFGGYDKTQVSPISCPDNVAFDSHGNLWISTDGNALKSNDGLFAVPVEGRYRGRVKQFLTVPKGAETCGPVVEDDFVLVSVQHPGEIDGASANNPLSHWPDGGTSQPRPAVVVAWKKDKGRICG; this is encoded by the coding sequence GTGTCCTCATCCACCACCGATCGGGGCCGCAACCTGCTGCCCCTGCTGCCCAACCACCCCCTCGGGCGGTCGGCGATCACCTGCAAGTACCGCTGCGGCGACGCTTGCGCGCACGAGGCTCCCAACACGTCCGACAACAGCTACTTCGGCGACGTCGTCGGCGAGGTCGTGCGCCGGCGCGGGCTGCTCAAGGCCGGTGCGGTGCTCGCCGTCGCGGGCGCGGGCGTCGGGCTCGTCGGTGCGGGCACGGCGGCCGCCGCGCCCGAGGTCGAGGCGGAGGCGGACCGCGACCTCGGCGGTGGCCGGCGCCGCGACGGCCTGAACTTCAAGCCCGTCGCGCCGAACACCGAGGACCGGATCGTCACGCCGGAGGGCTACGAGTCCGCGGTCGTCATCCGCTGGGGCGACCCGGTGCTGCCCGGCGCGCCGAAGTTCGACTTCGACCGGCAGACGCCCGCCGCGCAGGCCAAGCAGTTCGGCTACAACAACGACTTCTGCGGCCTGGTCCCGCTGAACCACTGGAACCGGTGGCTCATGGTCAGCAACCACGAGTACACCACCGAGGAGTTCCTGTTCAAGAACTGGGACGCCGCCAACCCGACGCGTGAGCAGACCGAGATCGCGTGGGCCGCGCACGGCCTGTCCGTGGTGCTGGTCGAGCGCGACCACCGCAGCGGCAAGCTCGTGCCGAAGGTGGACCGCACCTACAACCGCCGGATCACGGTGACCTCCGAGTTCAAGGTCACCGGCCCGGCCGCCGGCTCGCAGTTCCTCAAGACCTCCGCCGACCCGACCGGCACGAAGGTGTTCGGCACGCTGAACAACTGCGCCGGCGGCGTGACGCCGTGGGGCACGATCCTGTCCGGCGAGGAGAACTTCAACCAGTACTTCGCCAACGCGGGCGCGGTCACCGACCCGAAGGTCAAGGAGCGGCTGACCCGCTACGGCCTGGCCGGCGCGGCCACCACCCGCAAGTGGGAGCGGTTCGACAAGCGCTTCGACGTGGCACAGGAGCCCAACGAGGTCAACCGGTTCGGCTGGGTCGTCGAGATCGACCCGCTCGACCCGAACTCGACCCCGGTCAAGCACACCGCGCTCGGCCGCTTCAAGCACGAGGGCGCGAACGTCATCATCGCGCGCGACGGCCGCGTGGTCGCGTACATGGGCGACGACGAGCGCTTCGACTACATGTACAAGTTCGTCTCCGACGAGCGGTACAAGCCGGGCAACAGCCGCTACGCCCGTGAGCACAACAAGAAGCTGCTCGACAAGGGCACGCTCTACGTCGCCAAGTTCACCGGCGACAGCCCCGCGGAGGAGTTCGACGGCTCCGGCAAGCTCCCGTCCGACGGCGAGTTCGACGGCTCGGGCAAGTGGATCCCGCTCGCGGCCGGGAACAAGTCGTTCGTCGAGGGCTTCACCGCCGAGGAGGTCTACGTCTTCACCCGCCTCGCGGCGGACAAGGCCGGTGCCACCAAGATGGACCGCCCCGAGGACGTCGAGCCCAACCCGCGCAACCGCCGGATCTACGCGGCGCTGACCAACAACACCGACCGCGGCAAGGCCGGCAAGGAAGGCGCGACGGAGATCAACCCGCGCGTCAACAACAAGCACGGCCACGTCCTGGAGGTCGAGGAGCGCCGCGGCGACAACACCGCGCTCACGTTCTCCTGGAAGCTGCTGCTGGTGTGCGGCGACCCGACGTCGGCGGACACCTACTTCGGCGGCTACGACAAGACCCAGGTCTCGCCGATCTCGTGCCCGGACAACGTGGCCTTCGACAGCCACGGCAACCTGTGGATCTCCACCGACGGCAACGCCCTCAAGTCCAACGACGGCCTGTTCGCCGTCCCGGTCGAGGGCCGCTACCGGGGCCGCGTCAAGCAGTTCCTCACCGTCCCGAAGGGCGCCGAGACCTGCGGCCCGGTCGTCGAGGACGACTTCGTCCTGGTCAGCGTCCAGCACCCGGGCGAGATCGACGGCGCGTCGGCGAACAACCCGCTCTCCCACTGGCCCGACGGCGGCACCAGCCAGCCGCGCCCGGCCGTCGTGGTGGCGTGGAAGAAGGACAAGGGCCGCATCTGCGGCTGA